One Desulfobulbus oligotrophicus DNA segment encodes these proteins:
- a CDS encoding cob(I)yrinic acid a,c-diamide adenosyltransferase: MQGYVQIYTGDGKGKTTAALGLALRAAGAGLRVYIGQFIKNAAYSELNILTRLADLITVEQFGRGCMLVTTPEEADIEAARAGLATLKAVLRSKKYDLVVADEINVACALGLLGEQDLLDLIAERPESVELVLTGRGAPEAVMAQADLVTDMRAVKHYYDQGVQVRKGIEV; the protein is encoded by the coding sequence ATGCAGGGTTATGTGCAGATTTATACAGGTGACGGCAAAGGTAAAACCACCGCTGCCCTCGGTCTGGCGTTACGGGCCGCGGGGGCCGGACTGCGTGTGTATATCGGACAGTTTATCAAGAACGCTGCGTACAGCGAACTGAACATCCTGACCCGTCTTGCTGATCTCATCACTGTTGAACAGTTTGGCAGGGGATGCATGCTGGTCACGACGCCGGAGGAGGCCGATATCGAGGCTGCCCGTGCCGGTCTTGCAACGCTGAAGGCAGTGCTGCGCTCAAAAAAGTACGACCTGGTTGTTGCCGATGAGATCAATGTGGCCTGTGCCCTGGGGCTTCTTGGTGAGCAGGATCTGCTTGATCTCATTGCCGAGCGGCCGGAGTCGGTGGAGCTGGTTCTCACCGGCCGCGGTGCACCGGAGGCGGTGATGGCGCAGGCTGATCTTGTGACAGACATGCGTGCGGTCAAACACTACTATGACCAGGGTGTGCAGGTTCGCAAAGGTATTGAAGTGTAA
- the dnaA gene encoding chromosomal replication initiator protein DnaA, giving the protein MMWNTIKKSLHGLLSESELNLWISPIQCQPLEGDILTLTGPDRFFCAWVEDRYLEQIRRVAREVGQFSDVRLLVADPQTQHFENNKRGQLLLPGTAATPKLRSLHPAFTFAQFMMGESNMLAGSACKALAGGEKTFGNCLFMNSSTGLGKSHLTQAVVHQVLQTAPSTRLHYLTAQQFTADMVKNIRAKSMELFSKKYVNNCDMLLVEDIHTLTGKAKTQEELNTILDYLIKSGRRVILTSAVPPNKLTDFDEDFRSRIASGLVTGIMSPDFETRARIIRHKMGQHGLSITDDQVGFMAEYLRGDVRRIENAIIGIKAQCCLHETTPDLAMIRDVVFGLTDGAAEVTAESIRDLIGRQFRVSIDELCSRSRKRTVTFPRQMAMYLTRKFTNQSLADIGSLYNRDHSTVLHAVKIITREMSQQSAVRQQIEILTAQLKR; this is encoded by the coding sequence ATGATGTGGAATACGATCAAAAAATCCCTGCACGGTCTTTTATCGGAGAGTGAGTTGAACTTATGGATCAGCCCGATTCAATGTCAACCTCTGGAAGGAGATATCCTTACCCTCACCGGACCGGATCGTTTTTTCTGCGCCTGGGTCGAAGATCGGTATCTGGAGCAAATCCGCCGTGTCGCCCGGGAGGTCGGTCAGTTCAGTGATGTCCGTCTCCTCGTTGCCGACCCGCAAACCCAGCATTTTGAGAACAATAAAAGAGGCCAGCTGCTGTTGCCGGGGACTGCCGCCACCCCAAAGCTGCGCTCTCTCCATCCAGCCTTCACCTTTGCCCAGTTCATGATGGGCGAATCAAATATGCTGGCCGGATCTGCCTGTAAAGCGCTGGCTGGTGGTGAGAAAACCTTTGGCAACTGTCTTTTCATGAACAGCAGCACCGGTTTGGGCAAAAGCCACCTCACCCAGGCTGTGGTCCACCAGGTGCTGCAGACCGCCCCCTCCACCCGCCTGCACTATCTGACGGCTCAGCAATTTACTGCAGACATGGTCAAAAACATCCGGGCCAAGTCCATGGAGCTGTTTTCCAAAAAATATGTCAACAACTGCGACATGCTGCTGGTGGAAGACATCCACACGTTGACCGGCAAGGCAAAGACGCAGGAAGAACTCAACACCATTCTCGATTATCTCATCAAATCAGGCCGTCGGGTGATCCTGACCTCTGCTGTCCCGCCTAATAAACTGACAGACTTTGACGAGGATTTCCGCAGTCGTATAGCCTCAGGTCTGGTGACCGGCATCATGTCACCGGATTTTGAAACACGGGCACGGATTATTCGTCATAAGATGGGCCAACACGGCCTGTCCATCACGGACGATCAGGTTGGATTTATGGCAGAATACCTCAGAGGAGACGTGCGTCGCATTGAAAACGCCATCATCGGTATCAAGGCCCAGTGCTGCCTGCATGAGACAACACCTGACCTGGCGATGATCCGCGACGTGGTCTTTGGATTAACCGACGGTGCGGCGGAGGTAACAGCTGAAAGTATCCGTGATCTCATCGGCCGCCAGTTCCGGGTCAGTATCGATGAGCTGTGTTCGCGTTCCCGAAAACGAACCGTCACCTTCCCCCGGCAGATGGCCATGTATCTGACACGCAAATTCACCAACCAGTCTCTTGCTGATATCGGCAGTCTGTACAATCGTGACCATTCAACGGTTCTGCATGCCGTTAAAATCATCACCAGAGAGATGAGTCAGCAGTCAGCGGTTCGGCAACAGATCGAGATACTGACCGCCCAACTGAAACGATAA